GCCCACCATGTCGCCGCGCCTCTCCGCCGCGGCGCTCCAGCCGCCCACCCAGCCCGACCTGAGCTTCTACGCCGCGCCGTGCTCCGGGTGGCATCGGGCCGCAGGGCCAGCTCATCCCGCCGTACGGCGCGCCGGCGGGCGAGACCGCCATCCCCATGAGCCGCAGCGGCAACGTCTACTGGGGCGAGACCGGTGCGCCGGCCGTGCCCGCCGCCGTGTGCCTGGTCGATCTGAACGCCCGCACCGCCCTCGGCGACATCGTGCCGGTGTACGTGCCCGGCGTGCTGGGCGACCAGGTCTTCGTGGCCGAGGCGATCTTCGATCCGAGCAACGGCGGCAGCCTCTCGGTGGTGGCCGCCTCGAGCGACCAGGTGGTCCCGACGCCGGCCCTGGCGCTGGGTGCCTTCGGCGACCTGGCCTCCAACGTGGCCTTGGTGAACGGCCTGGCCTACGTCGCCCCGCTGGCCGCTCCGCCGGCCAAGGTCCGGGTGCTCTCGGCCGAGAGGGGCGTTGCCGAACTGCAGGTGGTGACGGGGAGCCGGGTGGCTACTGGGGTGACGCTCAGCGCCGACCGCTCCAGCCCCCAGGCCCCCGGCACCTCGGTGGTCTTCATGGCCCAGGGACAGGGTGCCAGCAGCTACCAGTACCGCTTCCTCCTCGATAGCGGTGGCGGCTTCCAGGTGGTGCGAGACTGGAGCACGTCGCCGGTCTGGGTCCTGGGCGGCCCGGCGGTGGTCGGCGACTACCTGGTGCAGGTCGAGGTGTGGGCTGGGTTGACGCCGAGCGGCCCGGACGTCGCCTCCGTCGCCATCCCCTTCCGGTTCACCATCCCGCCGGCGACGTCCGCAACCCTGGTGTCGAACCTAGCCAGCCCCCAGGATACCGGCACCGAGGTCACCTTCAACGCAGCTTGCGGCGGCACGACCTCCCCCTGCGACTACCAGTTCTGGAGCTTCGATGGGACCACCTGGACCATCGTCCAGCCCTGGGGCGGCGGCGCGTCGTGGCTCATGCCCGCCTCCACGCCGGCCGGAACCTACGCCATTGTCGCCGAGGTGCGGACCAGCCCCCTGGTGGTTCGTGACATCTACACCAACGTCATCACCAGCTTCGTCATCCGGACTCCGGCGCCTCCCCCGCCGGCCCCGGCCACCGGCGCCACCCTCGACGCCAGCCTGGCCAGCCCGCTAGTCGCCGGCACCGAGGTAACCTTCTCCGCGGCGTGCAGCGGCACGGCGGCGCCTTGTGACTACCAGTTCTGGGCGTTTGACGGCGCGGCATGGGCCATCGTCCAGCCCTGGGGCGGCGGCGCCTCGTGGCTCATGCCCTCCTCCACGCCGGCCGGCACCTACGCCATCGTCGCCGAGGTGCGAACCAGCTCCCTGGTGACTCGCGACGTCTACACCAACGCCATCACCGGCTTCACCCTCATGGTCCCCACGGTGCCGCCTCCGGCCCCGGCCACCGGGGCCACCCTCGATGCCAGTCTGGCCAGCCCGCAGCTCACCGGCACCGAGGTCACCTTCTCCGCGGCGTGCAGCGGCACGGCAGCGCCTTGCGACTACCAGTTCTGGAGCTTCGATGGCGCCGCCTGGGCCATCGTCCAGCCCTGGGGCGGCGGCGCCTCGTGGCTCATGCCCGCCTCCACGCCCGCAGGGACCTACGCCATCGTCGCCGAAGTGCGGACCAGCTCCCTGGTGACCCGCGACGTCTACACCAATGTCGTCGCTGGCTTCACCCTCACGGCCCCAGTGGTGCCGCCTCCGGCCCCGGCCACCGGCGCCTCCCTCGACGCCAGCCTGGCCAGCCCGCAGCTCACCGGCACCGAGGTCACCTTCACGGCGGCATGCAGCGGCACCGCAGCGCCTTGCGACTACCAGTTCTGGACGTTCGACGGCGCCACCTGGACCGTCGTCCAGCCGTGGGGCGGTGGCGCCTCCTGGCTCATGCCTGCCTCCACCCTTGCCGGCACCTACGCCATCGCCGCCGAGGTCCGGACCAGCCCGCTGGTCGTCAGGGACGTCTGGTCGCAGCTGGTCCTGGGCTACGTGATCCAGTAGTCGCAGCTCAGAACGCCGTCCCACCGGCCCCGGCAGCAAGCTCAAGGGGGGCACCACCGCGGCGGTGGTGCCCTTTCTTCTTGGTCAACGCGACTCCTGCGCGATTGGGCAGGACCCGACCGAGCTCCCCTGCGGCTCCACGGAACGAAGTCTCTCTGGAGTCATCGGGCCCGCAGCTCCGCGACCAGCTTCTCCGTCCTGAGAGCTCGGCAGCGGGCGTTCAGGTGGACCACGGTGTCGTAGAAGCAGTCGGCTGGATAGACGTGGTCCTCCGGCTTCGACCTGCTGATCAGCCCGATCCGGTTCACGGCTCGCCAGGCCAGCTCGAGCTCCGACCGGAAGTCGGGATAGGTCTCAGCCATCAAGCTGGGCCAGGACACCACCACCGTGGCACCAGCCGCCTCGGCCTCTTGCTTGAACCTGCTCAGCAGGGCGATGACCCGGGGGTCGATCTCGTCTCGCGCAGGCCCACCCCTGGGGGGCAGTGGCGCCACTCCTGGTGAAGCCTTTCCCAGGTGGGCCACCATGTCCCCGAGTGGGCTAATGGAACTAGCCATGTAGATCCGCTTCGGCACCCCGGGCACGAGCGGCCTGAGGCGGTTGTCGAGGTACCCGATGATCTTGACGTTCGAGCCGAGCACGCCGAGCAGTCTCGCCCGCCCCTTCCGCTGGATCCCATCGAGCAGGTAGCCGAGCCCATCGGGATCATGGGCCAGCACCTCGAGGGTTCCATCGGTGAGCTCGAGCGGGTCCTCGAAGAAGTAGTTCGGCTCGAGCGACAGGACGACCAGGTCTCCGTGGCCGAGACGCGGCGACACGGTGCCCAGGAGGTATCCCAGGCTCACTGCTGCGCCGGTGGCCATGTTCACCGTCGGCAGCCGGAGCTCCTCCTGGAGCCGCTGGCTGTCGAGGCCGAACAGGACGTTCGATCCACCCACCAGCACCAGCTTCGGGCTCCCCAGCGCTCGCAGACGTGCCAGCTTGCCGGAGGAGGCGGCGGCCAGCTCCCGGCCGTCGGTGAAGCCCAGGTAGAGCAGGCCTAGGTAGCTCCCGAGCACGGCCACCGCCAGCAGGCTGGTCCTCTTGATGGTTCGCGGGTCCAATGGGTCGTCCGCGCTCAGAAGCCGGCGTAGATGAAGGCACTGCTGCCGAAGCGGCCCAGCACCAGGGTGGCCAGCAGAAGCGCATAGTACTGTGCCCACCGGGCTGCCGCGCCTTCGGCGCGCGCGAACCCCTCCCACGCGCGAGGCGCCCCGCCATCCCCACGGCTCCACCGGATCGCCGCGCCAACCCCGACGGCAAGGAGGAGGCAGGCCGTGATCAGCGCCTCGCGCTGCCCCTGCGCCAGGGCCAGGCCAGCCAGGCCCCGCGAGTCGGTACCCAGACTCCTCACCACCTGGAGCGCATCGTCGAGCGAGCGGGCACGGAAGAAGATCCAGGTGAAGGTCACCAGGTGGAAGGTCACCAGGATGTCCCATGCGCGCAGGGTTCTGGAGCCCGAGAGCCCAAGCCGGCGCCTCACCCTGGCTGCCGCGGGCCCGAGGAGCAGCCCGGTGGCGACGAAGGTCCCGTGCAGCAGACCCCACACCAGGAAGTTCCACGTCATGCCGTGCCACGCTCCGGACACCAGGAAGGTGGCCAGGAGCGCGCTCGGGGTGCCGAGCCGTGGCCAGCCACGCCACGCCAGCTGGAGCGGCGTGAAGACGTAGTCCTGAAGCCAGCGAGACAGCGAGATGTGCCAGCGTCGCCAGAATTCCGCCACCGAGGTGGCCTGGAATGGCCGGTCGAAGTTCTCGGCGAGGCGGAGGCCGAGCACCCTGGACCCGCCCAGCGCCAGGTCGGTGTAGCCGGAGAAGTCGGCGTAGAGCTGGAAGGCGAAGAGGTAGGTGGCCGCTGCGTGCGCCAGGCCCCCAAAGGCGCCGACGTTCCCGTAGACCGCCTCCACGTAGCCGCCTAGCCGATCCGCCACCACCAGCTTCTTGAAGAGCCCCCAGGCCATGCGCACCAGCCCGGCGCTGACGTCGCTGGCGGCCGGCGGGCGGCCGCCCTCAAGCTGGCTCAGAAGCGGCCCCCAGCGCTCGATGGGCCCCTGCACCACCTTCGGGAAGAAGAGCAGGTAGAGCCCCAGCGAGCCGGGGCTGCGCCCCGGCTCGGCGGCGCCGATGTAGCAATCGACGAGGTAAGCGATTGCCTGGAGCACCACGTAGGAGGCGCCGAGCGCCCCCACGGCGGCGCCCGCTGCTGCCCCCCCGGCACCTCCCGAACCGGCCAGCAACCCCTGGAGGCCGTCCCAGAACCGCGCGCCGAGGAGCGCCAGCAGGTTCAGGGCGATGCCCACCCACAGGGCCGCCCGCCGCTGGGTCTCGCCGCGGTTGGCCTCGAGGCCCATCCCAGCCACGTGGGTGACGAGCACCATGACCGCCACCGCCACGATGGCCCGGGCGGGAGCCAGCCACAGGTAGGCCGCCACGCTGGCCGACAGCAGGACGGCGAGCCGTGACCTGGAGCCGAGCGCGCCCACCAGCAGCAGCGCCACCGGGGCGAAGGCCAGCGAGAGGAGCAAGGTCATGAAGGCATCGCCAGGGTCCAGGGCGGGCGCCCGGCTTCACCCGGGTCGGGGAGCCGGGGTCGGCCTCGGGCGATCACCAGGCGCCGAGCCTCACCGCTTGGCCGCCTTCTCGGCGAGCTTCCTGTCCAGCAGCGCCTGCAGCTCTCCCAGGTTCTTGAGGCGCATGATCTCGAGCCCGCGGAAGCGCACCTCGAAGCGGCTCTCGACCGCTGAGATGACGCGAACGTGGCTGAGCGAGTCCCAGCCGGGCACCTGAGACGCGACGGTCTCCGCCGTGATCTCGAAGGCGTCGAGCTCCAGTTCCTGCAGGATCACTTGCTTCAGGGGCTCCGAGATCACCTGGACTCCTCTCGCGGCGTCACTTCGCCTCGCTCGATGCGCTCCGCGTTGGTCTTGCGACTTGGCTTGCCAGAGGAGCTCTTGATGAGCCAGCGCGGGGGCACGAGGTGGACCCGGGCGATGGTGACGTCCATGGCACTACCGGCCACCTGGATCCTGGTCTTGAGCCGCTTCAGGTCGGCTCCCTCCGTGGCCTCCGACTCGGCCACCACGCAGACCTGCTCGGTCCCGGTGGCATCGTCGAAGGCTCCCCAGGCAACCACCCGGCCGGGAAGGACACCCTCGACGGACCCAACGGCATCCTCGATGTCCTCCGGGTAGAGGTTCTTTCCCGCCACGATGATGAGGTCCTTCTTCCGCCCCACCACGAAGACCTCGCCTTCCTGCACGAACCCGAGGTCACCGCTGCGGTACCAGCCGCCGCTCATGGCCCGCTGCGTCTCCTCCTCGTTGTTGCGGTAGCCGTCGAAGAGGTAAGCAGACCTGATCCAGAGTTCTCCGACCCTGCCCTCTGGGAGCGGCGACTGGTCTTCGTCGGTGACCTGCACGGTGCACCCTGGGATGGGGTGGCCCGAGGAGACGCACCGCCTCGCGACCGCAGGGTCGCCCGCCAGCACGACGCGCCCTCCGGCCAGGGCGCCACGTTCGGCGGAGAAGACCCGCGCCGGCGCGCCTGGCCTGGTCTGCGTCGCAGCGAAGGTGGTCTCGGCCATGGCATACGAGGCGCCCAGGACCGACACCCGCAGGCCGAGCGGCTGGAAACGCGCCAGGAAGCGGTCATGGCTCTCCGCCCGCACCGGCTCGCTGCAATTGACGAGCAGGCGGAGCGAACCGAGCCTGACGCCGTCCAGGTCGTCCTGGTGGACCCGGTCGGCCATCAGGTTGTAAGCGAAGTTGGGGAGCCAGGCGACCGTGGCGCCCTCGTCCGAGGCCGCCCGAAGGAAGATCTCGGGCATCGAGACCCACTCGAACGGGTCCAGCTGCACAACCGGGATCCCCAGGGCCAGCGGCAGGTGGAGGGCCGCGATCAGACCCATGTCGTGGTAGAGCGGCAGCCAGCTGAGGATGCGGTCCGACGGGCCCATGCCGAGGACGCGGCCGTACTCGCGGACGTGCTCCAGGACGGTATGGTGTGAGAGGGTGACGGCCTTCTGGAGCCCGGTGGTACCGGAGGAGTGCTGGAGCAGGGCGACCGCGGCAGGATCCGGCGTTGGCTGCTGCAGAAGGCTCGGCGCGCCCGGAGCGGCTACCACAGGCAGATCGAGTGGATAGAGCAACCCCCGGATGGTCGTGTCGGCCTCCAGTGCGACAGGTCCGACCGTGGGCTCGAGCGCCCGCTCGGTCAGGATCCAATCCAGCCCGGAGCGTCTGGCCATACCCCGGAGGCCGTGGAGGAACTTCTCGGGGTGGAGCCGCGCGTTCGGGTAGGCCAGCACGGCGGGCACGGCGCCCAGGGCCGAGACCGCCATGTAGAGCGCGTGGAAGCGGGGGTGGTGCCGCACGATGAGCGCGCAGACGTCCCCGCGCGCCACGCCGGCTCCAGAGAGCACCTGCGCCAGTGCCTCGGCCTCACGAACGAGGGCTTGCCAGGTCCACCGGACCGGGGCCGCGTCGGCCGACCAGTGGACCACCGCCTCTCGGTCCCCCCGCAGGTCAGCCCACTGGAGCCACTGATCCCAGAGGCATGAAGCGTTCCCCGTCGTCATCGGCTGTGGCCTTCGGTCGGCGTCGTTGCCATCACGTTCAGTTCGGCGCCCATCGCGCCGTTGGAGCGGCGGATTCTATGCCAGGCTTCGCTCGCGGCGCCACCCGCGCGTCCGGCCGCGCCAGAGGCCTGTCCATGAGAAAGGGGCGCCACCATCGCGGTGACGCCCCCCTCCTGCTCGGCCGCCGGACATCCCCGCAGGGAGGCCCACCGCCGCTGTCGCTGCCGGGCCTAGAAGATCACGTAGCCGGACACGACGTTCGACCAGACGTCACGGACAACCAGTGGGTTGGTCCGGGCCTCGGCCACGACGGCATAGGTTCCCGGCGTGAAGCCGACCGGCACCGTCCAGGTCGCCGCCACGCTCCATGGCTGCACCACGGTCCAGTTGGCGCCGTCGAAGACGGTGAACTGGAAGTCGCAGGCGTTTGCGGTCCCGCCACAGACGGCTCCGAACTGGGCCACCCCGGCCCCGCCCGCGCCCGCAGGCGTCGGGGTGATGGTGGCGCTGGTGGCCGGCGCAACGGCGCTCTGGATGACGTAGCCGAAGATGCCGTTCGAGTAGACGTCGCGGACGACCAGCGGGCTGGTCCTGGCCTCGGCAAAGACGGCGTAGGTCCCTGGCACGAAGTTCGCCGGCACCACCCAGCTGGCGCCGTTGCCCCAGGCCTGCACGACGCTCCAGGTGGTGCCGTTGAAGGCGATGAACTGGAAGTCGCAGGGCAGGGCCGTCCCGCCGCAGGTGGCGTCGAACCTCGCCGTGCCTGCCACGCCCGAGCCGGCCGGCGTGGCCGTCAGCGTGGCGCTGGTGGCCTTGGTGACCAGGGGGGCCCGGATGACGTAGCCCGAGATCACGTTCGACCAGACGTCACGCGCAACGAGCGGGCTGGTCCTGGCCTCGGCGACCACGGCGTAGGTGCCGACAGTGAAGTTCGCCGGAACAGTCCAGACCGCGCCATTGCCCCACGGCTGCACGACGATCCAGGCGGCGCCGTCGAAGACGGTGAACTGGAAGTCGCACGGGCTCGCGGTGCCGCCGCACACGGCGCTGAACTGGGCCGTGCCGAGCTCACCGATCCCCGCGGGAGTTGCGGTGATGGTGGCGCTCGTTGCCTTCCCGACCGGGCTCTGGATGACGTAGCCGGAGACCACGTTCGACCAGGCGTCGCGCACGACCAGTGCGCTGGTGCGGGTCTCGGCCACGACGGCGTAAGTTCCGGGCACGAAGCCGGCCGGCACCGTCCAGACCGGACCGCCGCCCCAGGCCTGGACGACGGTCCAGTTGACGCCGTCGAAGACGGTGAACTGGAAGTCACACGGGCTCGGCGTGCCACCGCAGGTGGCGCTGAACTGCGCCGTCCCGGCGAGGCCGACCGACGCGGGGGTCGCCGTGAGCGCCGCGCTGGTGGCCGGGACGATGGGCGGCGTGATGACGTAGCCCGAGATGACGTTCGACCAGACGTCGCGGATCACGGCCGGGCTGGTCCTGGCCTCGGCGACGACGGCGTAGGTGCCGACGACGAAGTTGGCCGGAACCGTCCAGGTCGCTCCGGTGCTCCACGGCTGCACGATGGTCCAGGTCGTGCCGTTGAAGACCGAGAACTGGAAGCTGCACGGGCTGGTGGTGCCGCCACACGAGGCGCTGAACTGGGCAGAGCCGGCTGGGCCGGTGCCGGGCAGGCTGGCCGTGATGGTGGCGTTCAGGGCCGGCGTGACGGGCGGGCTGATGACGTAACCCGAGATGACATTGGAGTAGACGTCCCGCGCAACCAACCCGCTGGTCCTGGCCTCCACCGAGATGGCGTAGGTGCCGGCCGGCTGCGTGAGCGGGACTGCCCAGGTGGACGCGGTGCTCCACGCCTGCACGATGGTCCAGACCGACCCGTTGAAGGTCGAGAACTGGAAGGCGCACGGGTCAACCGAGCCGGTGCAGGCTGCGGTGAAGGACACCGCGCCCGCCGTCCCGGGGCTCGGGCTGCTGGCCGCAACCGTGACCGCGGTCGCGGGTGCGGGCAGGAGCACCTGCATGGTCATGGTGGCCTCCCGGTCGAAGGCAACGGCGGCGTCCGTCCGCACCTGGACGCGCACCTGGTAGGTGCCGGCCGGGGTGTTCGTCGGGAGGTTGTAGACGCGCGTCGCGCTCCACGGCTGGACCTCGGCGAAGTTGACGCCGTCGGAGCTCCGCAGGAACCGGTACTGATAGGCAGTGACAGGCGTGCCCACCGAGCCGCCCCCGGTTGCGAGGAAGGCGAGCGGGACCGGGCCCAGTGCGTTGTAGAGCTTGTGCGGGCTGGTCCGGTTGGAGACGATGGTCAGGGTGGTCGCCGGGCGATACCGGACGACGTATGCCGCCGTGGCCGTTGCGTCGATCGCCGCGGTGCTGCTCCGGACGTCGACCCTCACCTGGTAGCTGGCAGGAAGCGCGGTCGCCGCCAACGTCCAGGTCGCCAGCGCACTCCAGTCCTGCACCGGCAGCGCACCGAAGCCAGCGCCGCTGTCGAGCCAGAACCGGAACTGGTAGGTCCCGACCCCAGCAGCGACGGCCGTGAAGGTGACCGGCGTACCGAAGAAGCCCGGGGACGGCAGGAGCGGGTCGGCGGTGAGCGTGACGCCGGTGGCGGGCGCCGGATCGATGATCTGGTAAGCCAGCGTCGCGCTGAGGAACTGCGTGTCGATCGAGCTGGTGCGGACATCGGCGCGGACGGTGAAGCTGCCGGACTGAGCCGTGACCGGGAGCGTGTAGGTCGTCAGGGCGCTGTACTCCTGCACCACCTGGAAGCCCGCGCCGCGGTCGATGAGGAACCGGAACTCGTAGGGGCCGGCGCCGGCCGCGCCGCCGCCCAGGGCCGCGGCGGTGAAGACGACCGGGCTGGCGGGGATGGCGCGGAAGTACGGGCTCGGGATGTCCGAGGTCAGCGTGATGCTGGTGGCCGGCGGGAAGACCTCGGGGGTGCCGAACTCGACCGAGTTGGAGACGGCCGCGCCGCCCTCGTTGTAGGCCACCACGCGGTAGTGCGCGTGCGCCGGCGCCACGTACGTGGTGTCGGTGAAGGTGGTGGTGTTGGCCGGGGCGAAGCCGACCAGCGTGTACGGCTGGGCGATCCCGACCGACTTCTCGACCCGGAACGCGATCTCGCTCGAGGGGTTGCCGAAGTTGGTCTGGCCCACGTAGTCCACCGGCGTGGCGTCGTTCCAGGTGAGCACCGGCAGGCCCTGGGCGTTGGCGGCGAGCGTCAGCGGCGACGGGGTGCCCGGGATGGTGGACACCACGTTCAGGATGATGGGCCGCATCATGTCGTTCTCTTCGTGGCTGAGGATGTGGCAGTGCCACACGTACTCGTTCCCGAAGTTGGTGACGACGTTGACGTCAGGCGGCACCTTGGCCTGCTGGGTGACCGGGTCGATGTTGGTGAAGCCGAAGGGCGAGTTGAGCGGGATGGCCGGGTTGAGCGGGCGCAGGGAGTTCGGCACGCTGAACGGCAGCTTGGGCGCCCAGGGCCGCATGGCCACGATGGTGTCCTCGAGCGGGCTGATGCGGACGGTGTCCTTC
The genomic region above belongs to Anaeromyxobacter sp. and contains:
- a CDS encoding MBOAT family protein yields the protein MALLLVGALGSRSRLAVLLSASVAAYLWLAPARAIVAVAVMVLVTHVAGMGLEANRGETQRRAALWVGIALNLLALLGARFWDGLQGLLAGSGGAGGAAAGAAVGALGASYVVLQAIAYLVDCYIGAAEPGRSPGSLGLYLLFFPKVVQGPIERWGPLLSQLEGGRPPAASDVSAGLVRMAWGLFKKLVVADRLGGYVEAVYGNVGAFGGLAHAAATYLFAFQLYADFSGYTDLALGGSRVLGLRLAENFDRPFQATSVAEFWRRWHISLSRWLQDYVFTPLQLAWRGWPRLGTPSALLATFLVSGAWHGMTWNFLVWGLLHGTFVATGLLLGPAAARVRRRLGLSGSRTLRAWDILVTFHLVTFTWIFFRARSLDDALQVVRSLGTDSRGLAGLALAQGQREALITACLLLAVGVGAAIRWSRGDGGAPRAWEGFARAEGAAARWAQYYALLLATLVLGRFGSSAFIYAGF
- a CDS encoding acyl carrier protein; translated protein: MISEPLKQVILQELELDAFEITAETVASQVPGWDSLSHVRVISAVESRFEVRFRGLEIMRLKNLGELQALLDRKLAEKAAKR
- a CDS encoding AMP-binding protein encodes the protein MTTGNASCLWDQWLQWADLRGDREAVVHWSADAAPVRWTWQALVREAEALAQVLSGAGVARGDVCALIVRHHPRFHALYMAVSALGAVPAVLAYPNARLHPEKFLHGLRGMARRSGLDWILTERALEPTVGPVALEADTTIRGLLYPLDLPVVAAPGAPSLLQQPTPDPAAVALLQHSSGTTGLQKAVTLSHHTVLEHVREYGRVLGMGPSDRILSWLPLYHDMGLIAALHLPLALGIPVVQLDPFEWVSMPEIFLRAASDEGATVAWLPNFAYNLMADRVHQDDLDGVRLGSLRLLVNCSEPVRAESHDRFLARFQPLGLRVSVLGASYAMAETTFAATQTRPGAPARVFSAERGALAGGRVVLAGDPAVARRCVSSGHPIPGCTVQVTDEDQSPLPEGRVGELWIRSAYLFDGYRNNEEETQRAMSGGWYRSGDLGFVQEGEVFVVGRKKDLIIVAGKNLYPEDIEDAVGSVEGVLPGRVVAWGAFDDATGTEQVCVVAESEATEGADLKRLKTRIQVAGSAMDVTIARVHLVPPRWLIKSSSGKPSRKTNAERIERGEVTPREESR
- a CDS encoding multicopper oxidase domain-containing protein translates to MIAQKRVLSALLGLVFGLIPFQLAAAQSTSGLDQVSADALAAKAATVHQMRANMPSQAQREAAAAELKATKLRLEQARKAAVKAGIMTPEQAQIPVGVTPPGPGTTPDYFTTSNWAFSPELRKFVDALPGLTPAGANLLGNYIPVANPDSITYPGSDYYEIELIEFSHRFHTDLPATTKLRGYHQTNNGTDALGQNTIAPDAQARWLGPVIVATRDRPVRIKFTNRLPIGAGGDLVIPVDESILGSGKGPLWPAGALDPLGVPYAPGAVCDPTPVASIPPGNATPGQNCAKYTQNRSAIHLHGGRTPWISDGTPHQWIIPAGEWANTPYTEGVSLENVPDMPNPGPGSTTYYYSNQQSARLMFYHEHAWGITRLNVIMGVAAGYLITDPFEQALVAQGALPADQIPLVIQDRSFVASDVRTNGDPTWNWGSGTPDQFGVRPVVVGDLWLPHVYVPAQNPYDPTGVNPFGRWVYGPWFFPPTTNILYNTVPNPYHDPNCSDPNPAVFAFCTTPGQPPVIPGTPIPSVGAETFFDTAIVNGQAFPSVTLLPKAYRFRMLNAANDRFQNLNWYLADPAQVARDGRTNTEVKMVPAALTAFNAALYPNWPVDGRVEGVPDPATQGPSWIHFGSEGGFTPRPTVVPPQPITFVTDPTAFNVGNVKDFGLFLGPAERADVVVDFSPYAGQTLILYNDAPAAVPAFDPRHDYLTGAPDLSASGGYGRVPPGSLTGLPEGPQIGFGPNTRTVMQVNVANVAAAPAFDLAALEAAFAPAPGKAGVFESAQDSIIVGQDAYNGIYTGVTFPQVWPYWGFSRIQDVTLPVFTVGGTYQTFPMEPKGLHDEMGASFDMEYGRMAGNLGMTNPNPIVGLLNLTLYDYTDPATEILNNAITPLSPVLGDGTQIWKISHNGVDMHPIHFHIFDVQVINRVGWDGQIRAPHPTELGWKDTVRISPLEDTIVAMRPWAPKLPFSVPNSLRPLNPAIPLNSPFGFTNIDPVTQQAKVPPDVNVVTNFGNEYVWHCHILSHEENDMMRPIILNVVSTIPGTPSPLTLAANAQGLPVLTWNDATPVDYVGQTNFGNPSSEIAFRVEKSVGIAQPYTLVGFAPANTTTFTDTTYVAPAHAHYRVVAYNEGGAAVSNSVEFGTPEVFPPATSITLTSDIPSPYFRAIPASPVVFTAAALGGGAAGAGPYEFRFLIDRGAGFQVVQEYSALTTYTLPVTAQSGSFTVRADVRTSSIDTQFLSATLAYQIIDPAPATGVTLTADPLLPSPGFFGTPVTFTAVAAGVGTYQFRFWLDSGAGFGALPVQDWSALATWTLAATALPASYQVRVDVRSSTAAIDATATAAYVVRYRPATTLTIVSNRTSPHKLYNALGPVPLAFLATGGGSVGTPVTAYQYRFLRSSDGVNFAEVQPWSATRVYNLPTNTPAGTYQVRVQVRTDAAVAFDREATMTMQVLLPAPATAVTVAASSPSPGTAGAVSFTAACTGSVDPCAFQFSTFNGSVWTIVQAWSTASTWAVPLTQPAGTYAISVEARTSGLVARDVYSNVISGYVISPPVTPALNATITASLPGTGPAGSAQFSASCGGTTSPCSFQFSVFNGTTWTIVQPWSTGATWTVPANFVVGTYAVVAEARTSPAVIRDVWSNVISGYVITPPIVPATSAALTATPASVGLAGTAQFSATCGGTPSPCDFQFTVFDGVNWTVVQAWGGGPVWTVPAGFVPGTYAVVAETRTSALVVRDAWSNVVSGYVIQSPVGKATSATITATPAGIGELGTAQFSAVCGGTASPCDFQFTVFDGAAWIVVQPWGNGAVWTVPANFTVGTYAVVAEARTSPLVARDVWSNVISGYVIRAPLVTKATSATLTATPAGSGVAGTARFDATCGGTALPCDFQFIAFNGTTWSVVQAWGNGASWVVPANFVPGTYAVFAEARTSPLVVRDVYSNGIFGYVIQSAVAPATSATITPTPAGAGGAGVAQFGAVCGGTANACDFQFTVFDGANWTVVQPWSVAATWTVPVGFTPGTYAVVAEARTNPLVVRDVWSNVVSGYVIF